The Bacillota bacterium sequence GCAGGCGATCCCGAGCGTCTCGAGTTCATCCTGTTCACCGGCGATCCCCGTACCGTCGCGGAGCAAGTCAAGGAGCGCGGCGCCCATGGCCACCTCGTGCTGAGCGAGGACTTCGTGCAGACCGGCCGCCTGCCGGTATACAGCGTCAGGGGCACCCTGGCGAGCGAGGCCGCCCTCCTCGAGGCTGTCGATGTGTTTCTCTGGGATCACCGCGCCCAACTGGTGGGGCTAGATTATCAGACCCAACGGTGGCTGGCGGCGCCGGCCGTGCTGGTGCCCGTCGCCCTGGACCCGGGAGCCGCCGACCCGGGACTCCGTAGAGCCCGGCTGGCGGCCTCGGGAGGACTGGCGATCTTCCTCGGGATTCTCATCTACACCACTGCCGCCATGCTGTTCACCAGCACCCTTCAGGAAAAGCGAACACGGATGATCGAGGTATTGCTGTCCTCGATCGAACCCCGGCATCTACTCGACGGCAAGGTGTTCGGCCACTCGGGCCTGGCCTTGGTTCAGGCCGCCGCCTGGATCGTGCCGGCTCTCCTGGCCAACCACTTCCACTTCCGCCTGCCCCTCGGCCAACTCATCGATATCAGTTCGCTTCCGCTAATCGGTTTCTTCGCCTTGCTGGGTTACCTCCTGTTCGCCTCCATGTTCGTCGCCTCGGGCGCGATAATCCCTGACCTCGA is a genomic window containing:
- a CDS encoding ABC transporter permease — its product is MPPTLKVAMWEIMRNLRSREFLIGLLLSPLIVSVFWGGSWLLERLNPPQRAVYYVVDHIEAFPQLQEAGDPERLEFILFTGDPRTVAEQVKERGAHGHLVLSEDFVQTGRLPVYSVRGTLASEAALLEAVDVFLWDHRAQLVGLDYQTQRWLAAPAVLVPVALDPGAADPGLRRARLAASGGLAIFLGILIYTTAAMLFTSTLQEKRTRMIEVLLSSIEPRHLLDGKVFGHSGLALVQAAAWIVPALLANHFHFRLPLGQLIDISSLPLIGFFALLGYLLFASMFVASGAIIPDLESAGNVQGTIMMLPFLNMIFVPPAIASPDGFVAKLGTFFPITSPFVIMVRMGLTTIPVVELVAAAVLLIVSQVVVGRAAARVFRAGMLMYGKPAALKEIWRWIRTP